A segment of the Chloroflexota bacterium genome:
GTGTCGGTGGCGCCTTAGTAGGGGGGACTGGAGTCAGGGTGGCCGCGGGCCCACAGGCTGCCAATAACCCACCACCGATGAGTACCAGTCCCATCAGAATGGTAATCCAACGGTAGTACTTAGACATGGTATCCTCCTTCTAAAAGTTATACAGTCAATTTTCACATACCGACATGATCACTGCTCTACCCCTCTCACCTCCTCTCCAAGTGGACTGAAGAACACTGTCTCGGCAAGTAACATCCGCTGATTTCATTTACCTTCTAGAATCCGAGCGCAACCCAATCTTCATCAATCCCAGGGAGCAATCACAACCTTCAAGACTCCTTCCGTGCCCAACATCTGGAGTCCTCTCTCCGCTTCGCTGAGCGGAAGACGATGGGAGATAAGCGAAGTCAGCGGGGCCTGGGTTCGTTTCAGGAAAAGTAAGGCTTCCTTGAATTGGATCTGCGGGTATGCCCAGCAGCCGTGGACATCCAAGTCCTTGTTGCAGATCTGAAAGGGGTGAATGAGGACAGCGCCAGGATCAGTGTAATGTCCCACTTCCACCACTTTGCCGCCCCGCCGGACCAGGGCTAGGCTCTCCGCGAAGGCTTCGGGCACCCCTGCGCACTCCAACACTACGTCGGCGCCCACCCCCTCGGTGGCGGCCAGGACAGCCTCTTTACGCTCCTGCGGAGAAGTAGTGCGTGCATTTAGAGTCAAGTCCGCTCCCATTGTCCGAGCCATCTCCAGGCGGCTATCGGAGACGTCAGTGGCGATGATAGTTCCGGCTCCCGTCTCTCGCAGGGCTGCCACCGCCAGAAGGCCTATGGGCCCCACCCCAATGACAACCACCCGTTTACCGACACCATATCCTTCACCCAAATTTGGTAGGCCAGGCGGAAGGGCCTTTTCCACGGCACGCAATGCAGTGGATAAGGGGTCGGCGAAAACGGCTAGTTCGGATGGGAAATCCTCATCCAGTTTGTACACCCACGAATTTCCATCCACATAAAGGTATTCGGCATAGCCGCCAAAAAGATGAGGCGGTGTCTGGCAGTTCCGGAAGCCGTGCACTGTGCGATTGGGGCAAAGATTGGGGCGATGGGGCATCTGTAAACAGAAAAAACAGTGGCCGCAACTCTTGGAACTGGGCACCACCACTACTCGGTCACCTTCTTGCAGTGGCCCACCCACGACCCGCATGGTGTTATTGGCCTCTGGCCCTAATTCGGCGATCGTGCCAGTCAATTCGTGGCCGGGGATCACTGGAAACATCACGTGGGAATGCCCGCGGTACATATGCGAGTCACTACCGCAGATGCCTACCAAATCCACGCGTAACAGGAGGCTCTCAGGAGTTATCTGGGGGTAAGGGAAGTCCTGCAATTCTATCCTCCCCGCCTCGATCATCACAGCTGCTTTTACCATGTTCACCCCTTACGAGCAATGCGCTCGTCATGTCTATTTTTGAGGTCTGCTGCCACAAGACATTCGTATGATTAACGCCGTCTCCAATCTGATCTCGCGGATGGGGCGATCAGGATTCGCAATCCTCGCCAACAGCATTTCTGCTGCCACCCGGCCTAACTCGTAGGCTGGCTGGGCTACAGTGGTTAGTGGTGGGTTCAGGGACGGCGCCCAGGGCATATCGTCAAAACCGACCACGGCCACATCCTGAGGTATATTCAGACCTTTCTCGTGAATGGCGTTCAAGGCCCCCAAAGTCATCAGGTTATTGGCGGCGAAGATCGCCGTGGGAGGATCGCGCAATTCCAACAATTCACAAGCCTTCTGATGCCCGCTATCTTGCTTGAAATCCCCTACTCTAATCAGATCTTCGTCTATCGCCAGGCCATGATCGATCAGTGCTTTTTCGTAGCCTTGCTGGCGCTCCCGTCCTGTCGTGATCGTGGTAGGACCACCAATCAGCCCAATCCGACGATGCCCCAACTGGATGAGATGGCTGACCGCCCTGTAAGCCCCGCTCACATTGTCCACAAGCACAGTATCCACCCGAAGAGAGCGTAGACGCCGGTCCATAGCCACCACAGGGATCCCACTTTCGATCAGGGCCGCACAAGCAATGCTATCTTCATCCGTAGGCGAGATGATGGCCCCAGCGACCTTCTCTGCTAACAACACCCGAAGATACAGCGCTTCTTTCGCACGGTCTTCGTCAGAATTGCAGAGGAGCAGGCTATACTTATTGGCGTAAGCGAGGTCCTCAATGCCACGCACCACGGTGGTAAAGAAGGGGTTCGCAATATCGGAAAGGATCAAACCAAAGATATTGGTGGCCTGCATCCGTAATCGGCGCGCAACCCGGCTCGGCTGATAGCCGAGTTGGTCCATCGCCTGCAAGACTTTGATGCGGGTTTCGTCGGTGATATAGGGGTGATCGTTCATGACGCGCGACACCGTGGCAGTGGAGACGCCCGCCGCTTTTGCTACATCTCGGATATTAACCACCAGAGACCTGCTTTCCGAGTTTGTGTAATCGATTACTGAAATCGATTATAACACATTTCGCTCCCCATGTCAAGGGGGAACCTTAAAATTTTAGGATTTCTTTCGTTGGGTTGACAGATTTCTCTCCCTCTGCTATACTTACAACCAGCAAATATCCTAAAGACGACGACGGAGGCAAGTAGCCTTGCTTTGGCCAGCAGAGAGTCGCCGGACGGTGCAAGGCGATGGCCAAAGGCGGCGAATTCCACCTCCCAGTCGCTGGCGAAAAGGTCATAAGGCCATTAAGCCATGCCGGCAGCCCCCGTT
Coding sequences within it:
- a CDS encoding zinc-binding dehydrogenase, coding for MVKAAVMIEAGRIELQDFPYPQITPESLLLRVDLVGICGSDSHMYRGHSHVMFPVIPGHELTGTIAELGPEANNTMRVVGGPLQEGDRVVVVPSSKSCGHCFFCLQMPHRPNLCPNRTVHGFRNCQTPPHLFGGYAEYLYVDGNSWVYKLDEDFPSELAVFADPLSTALRAVEKALPPGLPNLGEGYGVGKRVVVIGVGPIGLLAVAALRETGAGTIIATDVSDSRLEMARTMGADLTLNARTTSPQERKEAVLAATEGVGADVVLECAGVPEAFAESLALVRRGGKVVEVGHYTDPGAVLIHPFQICNKDLDVHGCWAYPQIQFKEALLFLKRTQAPLTSLISHRLPLSEAERGLQMLGTEGVLKVVIAPWD